A region of the Methanobrevibacter ruminantium M1 genome:
AGCCATAGTTTGCTAAGAAAATTTAAGAATTAATATTTTAAAACCATATTCAATTTTAGCATTTTTGCACAAAAACACATTTGTGTTTTTTCATTTTTTCACAGAATCACATTTTCATAAAATCATTTTATCGCATTTAAAATACCTTTATTAAGTTTGAAAATAAATATATGTTTGTTTGAATAAATGGAAACTTTCTCACTTTATTCAAAAAAATTAATGATGGATAGATTAGTGCTATTGTAGGAGAAGGGTATAGGATTGATAAAAAGCAGAATTATCCTAATAATGACTAGAGAGTTAATTCCTTTACTCATAAGTTTTCATTATTAAATAGATACAAAAAGTTAAAAATTGTTATTCTTTTGGATGGGGAGAGTATATATATGGCAGAAAATGAGATAAAACTATTCAATGATAAACAAATCCGTACTAAATGGGATGAAGAGATAGGAGATTATTATTTTTCAGTAATAGATGTTATAGCAGTCCTTACAGAAAGTAGCAATCCAAGTAGGTATTGGTCAGAATTAAAAAAGAAAATTTGTGAAGAACAGGGTCAACCTTTCGAAAATATCGAAAGGTTGAAACTTCCCGCTAAAGATGGTAAAATGAGATTAACCGATGTAGCTAATACTAAACAACTATTACGTATCATACAATCAGTTCCGTCACCGAAGGCAGAACCTTTTAAGCAATGGTTGGCTCAAGTGGGAAGTGAAAGACTAGATGAGATTGTTGATCCTGAATTAGGTATGGAAAGATTAAAAAGTACTTATCGCAAAAAAGGTTACAGTGAAAAATGGATTTCTCAAAGAATGAGAAGCATTGAAATTCGAGATGATTTGACTGCCGAATGGGATCGTGTAGGTGTTGAAGAAGGTTTGGAATATGCTATATTGACTAATGAAATCAGTAAGGCTTCATTTGGATTGACTACTCGTCAGCATAAAAATTATAAAGGTTTGAAGAAAGAGAGCCTTCGTGATAATATGACCAATGCAGAATTGGTTATCAATATGTTGGGGGAGTTGGCTACTACTGAGATTAGCAAGACAGAGAATCCTGGTGGATTTGAAGAGAGCAAGCATGTTGCTAAGCGTGGAGGCAATATTGCGGGCAATGCTCGTAAGGAGTTAGAAGCTAACACAGGTCGTAAGGTTCTTAGTAAGGCTAATGCGAAGGATAAGAATTTGTTAGAAAACTGAGTGAACAAGTTTTTTGAGGGATTTGTTAAAATTTTTTAGAGGAAAATAGATTCTGAATAAATAATTTTAATTCCTTATTTCTATTTTTTAAGATATTTTAACTTTTTTTATCTGGAAGTATGAATTTCTATTGGTTTTTGATGCCTAATTTTTACTAAATTTTTAAAATTTAATCTATGAATAAACTTTATATTTAGTTAGACATTTTAAAATGAGTTTAAAAAAAGATAAGGTGTCCGACGAAGATTGGACCCTCGACAACAAGGTTAAGAACCAAGCACTCTGCCATAGTGAGCCACGCTCAGTTTAAAAAAAACTTTTTAAAAGAATTATAATATTTTCCTTTACAAGATTTAACTATTTTGTTTTTTTGCTAATTTGACGAAAATTTCTATATATTATAGGGTTTGAATTGAAAATCTATTCAATCAAATATCCCTACTTATAAATAAAATAATTATTCGCAATTAAGAAACATTTATAATTCAAAATTAAAGCTTACAGTTGTAAATTTCATTCCGCTATCTCTTATCTTTTTGGATTTTATCTCAACGTCTCCATATTTATTTAAGAAAGAATTGATCTCTCTTGAAACAGAGCCGTAGTTTCTTCTCTCATAAACCCTATAGCTTCCCATGAATTTTACTGTTTCCGCTCTATTTAAGACAGTTACCTTGTCCATCCTAAAGGATTCGTTATATTTTTCTAAGACTGAATTTACTTTCTCTACTATCTCTGATTTAATCTTTTCTTTTTCTTCGATGCTTATCATGATATCCTCTTTCGTTTATTCTTATAATTGAAGTGCAAACCACAAAAGAAGTTTCGCCCATAAGTTTTAACTTACTTAGTTTAACTATTTATATTTTCATAATTTTAAATTTATCTAAAAGGAGATTAATCATTCATATCTAAGATTAAGTTTTTAACTTATTTTAAATATATTAATTATTATGCATTAGATAAGCAATTAGTGAAGGCGTTATTTATGGATAATAGAAATATACTAATCATTATTGGAATAATAGTCCTAATCGCTGCAGCAGGGATTATTCTAGTGATGTTAACATCAGAAAATTATGAAAGAATGGAGATAGTGCCAAACGGGACAAGCATAGATGTTCCATTAAACAAGACCACATATGATGGAGAATTCCAGAGCGCTAGAGTTTGGCATTGGGACAAGGGAATATTAGTCACATACAATAGCCATGAGGATAAAAACATTTTAAGAGTAAGTGAATTGGGCATTTACACTCTAAATAAAATAATAGAAACTGGAGAAAAGGAAAATATCGATGGATTTACCTCTTATGTAATAAATGCCGATGAGATATTGGAAATCGAGCTATTCGATGCCATTAAATTACATTATACCGGCAAATTCTATTGCATTCCATTAGCTAATGGAACTACCGGCGACGTTATCATAATCTGTTCCAACGACAGGGACGAGGCAGTTCATATGGCCAAATCAATCCAGTACAAGAATGTTTTTCCAGTAAATAGCGATTTCAATAACACAATTGAAACTGTGGAGAACCTGAGCGAATATCTGGAGTCAACAGTAAATGACTATGCAAACAGCACTGATTTTGACAATGCCGTTTCAACTGTGGAAAACCTAACTGGAAATCTAGAGTCATCAGCAAAGGATTATGTAAATGATGCCAATTTAAGTGATGTCAAAACAACAGTGGAAGAGAAAACTGGAATTAATATTGATGATGCTAAATCCGATTTGGAGCAATACATTGGAAAGTTGACTTCATAATGTTCAAAATGATTGTTATTAGTAGGGGATAGATATGGATATAACTCTTTAAAAATAAATTAATTATCAATACATTTATTTTAATATCAAATACACTTCATTAAATCTATACTTGTTAATTTTATTTTAATTTAATCAACCATAAATAAAGAATAATAAAAGAAAAAATTTTACATCAAAAGCAGGTGTATCTCCTCAGTTAAAATTTTCGTTTAGCCACAGTATAACGAAATTAAATAAACAAAGAGAAATTTATTAATTAGATATTAAAAATAAAAAAAGAGAACTATTAATTAGATTTTAAAAATAAAAAAAGAGAACTATTAATTAGATTTTAAAAAAAAGAAATAATTAAATTTTAAAAATAAAAAAAGAAATTTTATTATTAAACCATTGTTTAATCAAAAATATATTTTTAATATATTTAAACCTGTCCCACGGGTGGTATGGTAATTATGCCAAATGCAATTAAAAGGATATTTATTGCAATCATAGCAATACCAACAATGATTATGTATTTTCCATGTGTTTGGTAGAATGCATCTTCCTTTTTCAAGAAGTATAATAATGCTCCGACAATTATTCCGACTATTGGGAATAGTATTGCAAGAATGTATCCTATCACTACAAATATTTTGTCCATGAGTTCTGCCATTATTTTTCCTCCATAATTTTTTAGAATAATTTAATTATTCTATATTTATATTTCTAATAAGCAGTATTTAAATTTTATATAGGGCTGTATTTTTCAATGATTTTATTCTAATTCTATAAATTTTTTCTTATTTCTTCTAAAATAAGTTTCATTGATTTCGTTTCGTTAAACCACAGCATAATGAACTATAAGTCTATTAAATGAATAAAAAACTGGTTTAATAAAACCAGTCCCTTTTTTAAAATTGGGTTTAATAAAACCAGTCCCTTTTAAAAACTATCTCATTTCATGCCATCATAGAATGGCTGATTGCCGCATTTCCACACAGTTGTAAACTCATCCACCTCTTCCACCATCTCAATTTCACATCCTGGAGCCAATAATACATTAAACGGATTCTCCTCCGTAGGCTCTCCAAAGTAGACTATCCTTTTTCCCTCATCCATCAGTATTATATTCAGGTATGGGGAAACATCCTCTTCAAACTCCTTGATTGTGCTTACGCTGAATGGTATGTTTGGAACAAAGACCCCATCGACAGCTACCTCTTTCATAAAGTCCTGAGGGCCTCGGTTAAAGAATGCAGTCTTCTCCTCAAGGGCTATTGAATGGTTTTCCAGCACCTCTAGCATACGATTCATGCTTTCAAGGAATCTTTTCTCTTCCTCGCTCATCTCTCTTTTCTTAAACATATTCAAAAAGGTAAGGATAGGCATGTCGATGCCTGTTTCAGTCATCGGATTGATTGTAACTAGCTGATAAGTGTTCTCTGTCCCTTGAAGGCTATCTACAAGGTCTTCCACATGCATTACAATTACAGAGCTTCTTAGCCCCGCCTCTTCCATTATTCTATCGCTTGTAAAGAGTGGTATGGCCTTCTCTCCTCTATTATTGGTTAGGAAGTTTATATCAAAGCCGGCAGGCTCTTTGAATTCACGAACTTCCCCAACATCTCCAGATAAGATATCTTCTATCATTGATTGGGAGTAGACAACTGGAAGATAAAGCTGTGAGCTTTTGATTTCCTCTCCAAGTTCCTGAACATTTTGAGGACTAGGGTCATCCTTAAAGAGCTGTAGAAGTTCTTCAAGTCTGCTGTTGTCTACCTTTGTTGTTTCTTCAATGTCTTGACTTTCATTCATTCAATCACCTTTTACATAGTTTTATTTTAATTTAAGATTATTTCTTAATCATATTTTATATTTTTAGTCATAATTAAACAGTACAAGTACAATATTAGTTATAAAATTATTCCATATTTATCATTTTTCAAATTATTTTTCAAATTAGATTTATAGTAATTAATTTAAGATCTTTCCAAAGAAAATTCATAATATTCTTTACCACTATCTTTAATTAATATAATCATTTAAAAAGTTTTCCTATCAGTTGATAATTTTAACATTGCCAAATCAAATAGAAAGTTTTTTATCAAAGCAAAAAAATATTATAGTTGTGGCAAAAGCCACAAATAAATATCGAGGTGATTATATAACAAGATTAAATGAAACCAAGTATGTCGAATTTAATATTGGAAATGCACCAAAGGCTATGATATTTAGCCGATGCGATATTTCAAAAGGAGGAAGAGAGACTTAAAAAATAGTTTTGTTTAGGTGATGGCATAGGTAGAAATGTCCTTCCCTACTCAAATCAGGAATGAGCAAGAATTCCGTCTTGCCCTTCTGCATTTTTTAGGCGATATCAATGTGGGTCTAGTTTATACAAAGAAATTTTTCAAGGAGTTTATGGGTCTTGACAATTCTGTACGGCAGATATTGGTAAATCAGATCAAGAACGCTTTGAAAAACCCTGGTTGCGGCAAATTCATGTCTCATAATTATAAGGGTGAAAAAGCCGTTAGGGTTGATAAACGTTATAGATTGCATTTTAAATATGATAAAAAAGAAAACTTATTTGAGCTAGTATCTTTTTATAAAAAAGACTATCAATAAGTTCTTTTTTTATCTTTCCTTCTTTTTTAGCTTTTTTTTAACTTTTAAGAAAAGATTATATATTATTATTCTTATAATAGTTATTGTGAGTACTCAAAAAGTGCACGCAATATGTTGTAGAAATTATTAGTAAGAATTCATCAGAATTCTTACTTTTAGTTTTAATTAATTAAAAATTTCTTAAAAACTATTTTTCATTTAATAATTTTCAATTTCCATCCAATTCTTGTTTTTCTGTAGATAAATTTTAATCTATTTAATAAGAAGATTTATTTTTATGATTTTACTTTTCTTGCCTATATTTCGCCATTAAAAGATTTATTTCTAAACTAAAATCCTTAGGCTCTTAAATCTTCTTTATTAGAAAATTTTATATTAATCTCCAACCAAACTATAATTATCTAATTTTTATATTGTGGGTGATAATGTGTCTAATGAATGTCTAAGATGCGGCTATGCAAATGAAGATAATGAAAAATTCTGCATTAACTGCGGTGCAAAGCTTATGGAAGCTGATTCATCTATTCCAGATGATATAATTTCCTGCTATTTTTGCGGCTATAAAAACCATGAAGACAACAAGTTCTGCATCAAGTGCGGCACAAGGATTCATCATGAATTGCCCTATGAAAACGAATTGACTGAGATTTACACTAGATACGGCGATGTTGTGGATTTCAACAAAGTTTCCTACAATATTTATTATAAATACAACTTGCCTCAAGACTGCTTTCTCCTAAATAGCGAGCTTAATAACTATGAAAAGTATCATGAGGAATATGATATGGAATGTCCCTTTTGCCATCAAAACTCCTTTTCCGTTATAGACTCTGATATCTCTATAGGAAGCGTTAAAATTACAGAGTTCCATGAAGACGAGTATCATTGCAGCAGCTGCGGTTTGGAAATTAAATTATGCAAGAAAGATGATAAAAAGATTCCCGGCCGCAGATATTTGATAGCAAATATGGACAATAAGGAACATTGGATCTGGAAGAAATACGGCAAAACTCCATTGTACAAATATGAATTGGACGAAATTTTCAATGGAGGCCTTAGTGATGACGATAAGGCAAGGCTACTCAGCATACATGCGGATTATAATCGAAAAGCCATAAAAATAGTTAATAGATTCAGCATTTATGTTTCTGTAAGGTTTGCTGCAGAAATCCTATCAGAGGAGGAAAACTCTCTAAAGCCAATTGACACCACCTTCTTTTTGGATGATGACGAGGAAGCCTATTTCATGTTCACAGATATTGATTACAGCAAGCCTATGGTCCGTTATTCCACTTTTGGGCAATCCCAAGGTACCTATGATGCAGTCACTTACGGCCAATCTTTCGATAATGCATTTTCCTATTTGAATGGCAGGTCATTCTATGCCGACACAATGGGATATTTTTCCACCAGCACATACTCTTCAACCGTATCCTATGAAAAGGTCAAGGTTGTAGACAGGGGAATTCTCCTTTTAACCAATAAAAGATTGATATTCTCAGGCTCCATCCACTCACTGGATATCGACATCGACAAGATCTTGAACCTGGTTCATGACAGACAATCCCTTATGATCCATGTCAAAGGACGAAGCAACATTGTTAAATTCTCTAATCTAGATAGTAATACATTTTATTTGAATTTAGATGGCAGACAACTTAGCCTAAACTTTACAGGCTACCTCTTAAGAACCTTGATTGTCAAGTTCATGAGTCCAAAGAAAAAGAGGAATCTTTTGAAATCAAAAGGAAGCCTTTAAGCCAAAAAGAGCATTCCTCTTATTATAAGCATATGTTTTTTTAATCCGTATTTTCCTTATTTTCCTTATTCGATATTTATTTTTCTTAAATCCATATTTCTTTAAGCTAGTTATATGGGAAAAATACTCATATTATGATAGTCTCTATATAAAAAAGACTATCAATAAGTTATTTTTTCATATTTTATTCTTTTTTAGTTTTTTTTATAATTTAAAGAAATAATTTGCATTAATAATCCTTTTCTCTAATTTTTATTAATTAAATCACCATATGCTTGATTAAAATCATTGTTCCAATATTAAATCAATTTAACACTTTGAAGTCAAAATTGTTACGATATCAAAACAATTTAACACTTTGAAATCAATATTGTAGCGATATCAAATCAATTTAACATTATCGCATCAATTTTACGAAGTAAAATCAATATTGGGGCGATAAATACCGTTTAATTTATAAATAATGAACTTTAAACTAATATTGAAGGTTTTTCTTACTTAAATAAAAATTACAACATATTGTGGAGGGTTAATTATG
Encoded here:
- a CDS encoding BRO-N domain-containing protein yields the protein MAENEIKLFNDKQIRTKWDEEIGDYYFSVIDVIAVLTESSNPSRYWSELKKKICEEQGQPFENIERLKLPAKDGKMRLTDVANTKQLLRIIQSVPSPKAEPFKQWLAQVGSERLDEIVDPELGMERLKSTYRKKGYSEKWISQRMRSIEIRDDLTAEWDRVGVEEGLEYAILTNEISKASFGLTTRQHKNYKGLKKESLRDNMTNAELVINMLGELATTEISKTENPGGFEESKHVAKRGGNIAGNARKELEANTGRKVLSKANAKDKNLLEN
- a CDS encoding SseB family protein, translated to MNESQDIEETTKVDNSRLEELLQLFKDDPSPQNVQELGEEIKSSQLYLPVVYSQSMIEDILSGDVGEVREFKEPAGFDINFLTNNRGEKAIPLFTSDRIMEEAGLRSSVIVMHVEDLVDSLQGTENTYQLVTINPMTETGIDMPILTFLNMFKKREMSEEEKRFLESMNRMLEVLENHSIALEEKTAFFNRGPQDFMKEVAVDGVFVPNIPFSVSTIKEFEEDVSPYLNIILMDEGKRIVYFGEPTEENPFNVLLAPGCEIEMVEEVDEFTTVWKCGNQPFYDGMK
- a CDS encoding zinc ribbon domain-containing protein, producing the protein MSNECLRCGYANEDNEKFCINCGAKLMEADSSIPDDIISCYFCGYKNHEDNKFCIKCGTRIHHELPYENELTEIYTRYGDVVDFNKVSYNIYYKYNLPQDCFLLNSELNNYEKYHEEYDMECPFCHQNSFSVIDSDISIGSVKITEFHEDEYHCSSCGLEIKLCKKDDKKIPGRRYLIANMDNKEHWIWKKYGKTPLYKYELDEIFNGGLSDDDKARLLSIHADYNRKAIKIVNRFSIYVSVRFAAEILSEEENSLKPIDTTFFLDDDEEAYFMFTDIDYSKPMVRYSTFGQSQGTYDAVTYGQSFDNAFSYLNGRSFYADTMGYFSTSTYSSTVSYEKVKVVDRGILLLTNKRLIFSGSIHSLDIDIDKILNLVHDRQSLMIHVKGRSNIVKFSNLDSNTFYLNLDGRQLSLNFTGYLLRTLIVKFMSPKKKRNLLKSKGSL